Within Populus trichocarpa isolate Nisqually-1 chromosome 6, P.trichocarpa_v4.1, whole genome shotgun sequence, the genomic segment GTTTATCACATTTTTAACTTAACCCCGTTGGTGAActacatttatattttacatcttCGATTTAGAACTTAACCCCGTTTCCCACAATTCAATTTCTCAGTTTCAGGTTTCAAATTGGCACAGATGAAGAAACTTATGCACAAACAAGCACTTGACCTAATCCAGTACCTTTGGGAACAAGTTGTCTTGTTGGATGATTCAACAATCTCTAGCCAGATTGGAAAACCCTGGCCATTGATTTTCACTGCTGCAGAAAGAGGGAACCTTGACTTACTAACAATACTTATTCGCTTGTATCCGGAGTTGATCTTCAAAGTTGATCAAAATACGTATAGCATATTTCATATTGCTATCTTGAATCGTCACGAGGACATCTTAAAGATGATATACCAGATTGGTTCTATTAAGAATGTGATGACAATATACAAAGATAGAGAAGGAAATAATATGTTGCATTTGGCCGCAAAAGTACTGGAATCACCAAGTCGACTTAATGTTATACCAGGAGCAGCTTTACAACTGCAACGCGAATTGCTGTGGTTCGAGGTGactattctctctctttccatcaaaaaaatacatttgattgTAGGTCATATGCGTTAAGCCAACCTTATTCGTCCATCATATGATAGGCGGATAAGATCGATGTTCATATGCACGTGTGATTAAATATTGCTATAATATTCTCCTTCTATATATGAATATCTCGCAGTCTGATCTCTACATGATCATGATTTATAGGAAGTGAAAAAAGTCGTTCAACCACGGcacattgaagaaaaaaatattcatgggAAAACTCCAGGAGCTTTATTTATAGAACAGCACAAGGACTTGATGAAAGAAGGGGAGCAATGGATGAGAGATACTGCCGATTCATGCATGCTTGTAGCAACACTTATTGCCACTGTGGTTTTTGCAGCAGCTTTTACCTTGCCAGGAGGTAATATACAAGATAAAGGGACTCCTGTTTTCCTTGAGAAACCTGCATTCAAATTCTTTGTCATATCAGATGCAATATCTCTAGTAACCTCTGCTTCATCCTTGATAACCTTCTTGTCAATTCGCACTTCTCGGTACGCagaacaaaattttctttggtCATTGCCTAACAGGTTGATTATCGGACTCACAACACTTTTTATATCAATCGGGGCAATGATGGGAGCCTTTGTTGCAGCATTTTTCCTCGTTTTCAAAGATAAATTACAACAATTCTCAATCCCTATTGTTGTCGTTGCTTCTTTGCCagtcattttcttcatttggcAGCATTACCGTTTATTCCTTGACATGATTCATTCAACTTATACGTCTCGGTCACTTTTCAAGCCAAATAAGTCTCCTCTCTTTTCT encodes:
- the LOC18099903 gene encoding ankyrin repeat-containing protein At5g02620, translating into MAAAAEITSGNNINAATDSVRPGQHHRNIEIVVAPQQPLPTGDGVERRRHLQLYHAALSGDWETAEGIYESFRGEVNARITKRGETALHIAAAAEHTHFVKQLVGKMSIEALTYKNEAGNTAFCFAAISGVEALAKVMMETGRDLAMTRGRENLLPIYMAALLGHRGMVSYLYDETNEQLTDSDRITLLVALINSDIYDVALRILKAHPGLAYARDEHQLTALHALAQKSCMPSNVVDQSPLGFWNKCLDPFSGFKLAQMKKLMHKQALDLIQYLWEQVVLLDDSTISSQIGKPWPLIFTAAERGNLDLLTILIRLYPELIFKVDQNTYSIFHIAILNRHEDILKMIYQIGSIKNVMTIYKDREGNNMLHLAAKVLESPSRLNVIPGAALQLQRELLWFEEVKKVVQPRHIEEKNIHGKTPGALFIEQHKDLMKEGEQWMRDTADSCMLVATLIATVVFAAAFTLPGGNIQDKGTPVFLEKPAFKFFVISDAISLVTSASSLITFLSIRTSRYAEQNFLWSLPNRLIIGLTTLFISIGAMMGAFVAAFFLVFKDKLQQFSIPIVVVASLPVIFFIWQHYRLFLDMIHSTYTSRSLFKPNKSPLFSKRVKPKVS